A window from Anaerolineae bacterium encodes these proteins:
- a CDS encoding flagellar motor protein, with product MDIGTIGGLILGFAAMIVAFVMEGGSPSGLVQVTAGMIVLGGTFAATLVSTPLPVFMRLPRLVLAAARPQALDLQATIALLVQLADKARREGLLSLEEEARRIEDRFLQRGVMLVVDGVDPEVVRDILEADLASMEARHKMGHGLLEAMGGFSPTMGIIGTVMGLVSVLGHLDDPDGLGHKIAVAFIATLYGVAFANLVYLPLANKLKAQTALEIQSREMMIEGILAVQAGENPRVVREKLETFLAPSERGSEAAPQARGTAVAGASARAQA from the coding sequence ATGGACATCGGCACCATAGGCGGCCTGATCCTGGGCTTTGCGGCCATGATAGTGGCCTTCGTCATGGAGGGTGGAAGCCCCTCCGGCCTGGTGCAGGTCACCGCGGGCATGATCGTGCTCGGCGGCACCTTCGCTGCCACTCTGGTCAGTACCCCTCTGCCGGTGTTCATGCGGCTACCCAGGCTGGTCCTAGCTGCCGCCAGGCCCCAGGCCCTGGACCTCCAGGCGACTATCGCGCTGCTGGTGCAGTTGGCGGACAAGGCGCGCCGAGAAGGTCTTCTCTCGCTGGAGGAAGAGGCCAGAAGGATCGAAGACCGCTTCCTGCAGCGTGGGGTCATGCTGGTAGTAGATGGCGTGGACCCAGAGGTCGTGCGGGACATCCTGGAGGCGGACCTAGCCAGCATGGAGGCGCGCCACAAGATGGGGCATGGCCTTCTGGAGGCTATGGGCGGCTTCTCTCCGACCATGGGCATCATCGGCACCGTCATGGGCCTGGTGAGCGTGCTCGGGCACCTGGACGACCCGGACGGCCTGGGACACAAGATCGCTGTGGCCTTCATAGCCACGCTGTATGGCGTCGCCTTCGCCAACCTGGTGTACCTGCCCCTGGCCAACAAGCTGAAGGCTCAGACGGCCCTCGAAATACAATCGCGGGAGATGATGATAGAGGGCATCCTGGCGGTTCAAGCGGGTGAAAACCCGCGGGTAGTGCGGGAGAAGCTAGAGACCTTCCTCGCTCCCTCCGAGCGCGGTTCCGAGGCGGCTCCTCAGGCGAGAGGTACCGCTGTCGCTGGAGCATCCGCCAGAGCTCAAGCCTAG
- a CDS encoding flagellar FlbD family protein, with protein sequence MIEVTRLDGSVLYVNADHIRAAEANPDTVITFTDGKRLVVLESPAEVAAKVIRYRWQVSRLSECVEKA encoded by the coding sequence GTGATCGAGGTCACGCGGCTAGATGGCTCGGTGCTGTATGTCAATGCCGACCACATCCGAGCGGCGGAGGCCAATCCCGACACGGTGATTACCTTCACGGATGGAAAGCGGCTGGTCGTGCTGGAGAGCCCGGCCGAAGTCGCGGCCAAGGTCATCCGGTACCGGTGGCAGGTGAGCCGGTTGAGCGAGTGCGTGGAGAAGGCTTGA
- the flgC gene encoding flagellar basal body rod protein FlgC, with protein MSVARTMRISASALTAERLRMDVIANNIANAQTTGPDGPYRRQRVVVQALGPEASPAAFGNVLRSHMVADGGTPHVVGSGVRVVRVEEDQSPGPAVYEPRHPDADENGYVTYPNVNVAAEMVDLLSATRAYEANVTVVNALKSMALKALSIGSR; from the coding sequence ATGAGCGTCGCCAGGACCATGCGCATCAGTGCTTCCGCCCTGACCGCTGAACGGCTGCGGATGGATGTGATCGCCAACAACATCGCTAACGCCCAGACCACTGGACCTGACGGACCTTACCGGAGGCAACGCGTGGTGGTGCAGGCACTGGGACCGGAAGCATCGCCAGCGGCGTTCGGTAACGTCCTCCGAAGCCATATGGTGGCCGACGGCGGCACGCCCCACGTCGTCGGCTCGGGAGTGAGGGTGGTGCGCGTGGAGGAGGACCAGTCTCCCGGTCCAGCCGTATACGAGCCCCGCCATCCCGATGCCGATGAGAACGGATACGTGACCTATCCCAACGTCAACGTAGCCGCCGAAATGGTGGACTTGCTCTCAGCCACCCGAGCCTACGAGGCCAACGTAACCGTGGTGAACGCACTGAAGAGCATGGCCCTCAAGGCTCTGTCCATCGGCAGTCGCTGA
- the fliE gene encoding flagellar hook-basal body complex protein FliE gives MIHSIQPVEGPERAPSAGGAGSKVAASSPSGPSFGAVLERALDSLDALAQESDRLAEAFAAGEDVEVHQVMLAMQETQIAFELAVQVRNRIVDAYQEIMRMQV, from the coding sequence ATGATCCATAGCATACAACCTGTCGAAGGCCCGGAGCGGGCGCCCTCCGCGGGGGGTGCTGGCTCCAAGGTCGCCGCGAGCTCGCCCTCGGGCCCGTCCTTTGGCGCAGTCCTGGAACGAGCCCTCGACAGCCTCGACGCCCTCGCTCAAGAAAGCGACCGCTTGGCCGAGGCCTTCGCGGCCGGTGAGGACGTGGAGGTACACCAGGTCATGCTGGCCATGCAGGAGACCCAGATAGCTTTCGAGCTCGCCGTCCAGGTGCGCAACCGCATCGTGGACGCCTACCAAGAGATCATGCGGATGCAGGTCTGA